From Streptomyces griseorubiginosus, one genomic window encodes:
- the cimA gene encoding citramalate synthase, which translates to MTATSELDDQFHVFDTTLRDGAQREGINLTVADKLAIARHLDDFGVGFIEGGWPGANPRDTEFFARARQEIDFKHAQLVAFGATRRAGAKASEDPQVKALLDSGAEVITLVAKSHDRHVELALRTTLDENLEMVRDTVSYLREQGRRVFVDCEHFFDGYRANPEYAKAVVRAASEAGASVVILCDTNGGMLPAQVQAVVATVLADTGARLGIHTQDDTGCAVANTLAAVDAGATHVQCTANGYGERVGNANLFPVVAALELKYGKKVLPDGHLREMTRISHAIAEVVNLTPSTHQPYVGVSAFAHKAGLHASAIKVDPDLYQHIDPELVGNTMRMLVSDMAGRASIELKGKELGIDLGGDRELVGRVVERVKERELKGYTYEAADASFELLLRAEVQGKPLKYFSVESWRAIVEDRPDGSHANEATVKLFAKGERIVATAEGNGPVNALDRSLRVALEKIYPQLAKLDLVDYKVRILEGVHGTQSTTRVLISTSDGSGEWSTVGVAENVIAASWQALEDAYTYGLLRAGVEPAE; encoded by the coding sequence ATGACCGCAACCAGCGAGCTCGACGATCAGTTCCACGTCTTCGACACCACCCTGCGCGACGGCGCCCAGCGGGAGGGCATCAACCTCACCGTCGCGGACAAGCTGGCCATCGCACGGCACCTGGACGACTTCGGCGTGGGCTTCATCGAGGGCGGCTGGCCCGGCGCCAACCCGCGGGACACCGAGTTCTTCGCGCGCGCCCGTCAGGAGATCGACTTCAAGCACGCCCAGCTGGTCGCCTTCGGCGCGACCCGCCGGGCCGGGGCCAAGGCCTCCGAGGACCCGCAGGTCAAGGCCCTCCTCGACTCGGGCGCCGAGGTGATCACCCTGGTCGCCAAGTCCCACGACCGGCACGTGGAGCTGGCGCTCAGGACCACCCTGGACGAGAACCTGGAGATGGTCCGCGACACGGTGTCGTACCTGCGCGAGCAGGGCCGCCGCGTCTTCGTCGACTGCGAGCACTTCTTCGACGGCTACCGCGCCAACCCGGAGTACGCGAAGGCCGTCGTACGGGCCGCCTCGGAGGCCGGCGCGTCCGTCGTGATCCTCTGCGACACCAACGGCGGCATGCTCCCCGCCCAGGTCCAGGCAGTGGTCGCCACGGTCCTCGCCGACACCGGCGCCCGGCTCGGCATCCACACCCAGGACGACACGGGCTGCGCGGTCGCCAACACCCTCGCCGCGGTCGACGCGGGCGCCACCCACGTCCAGTGCACGGCCAACGGCTACGGCGAGCGCGTCGGCAACGCCAACCTCTTCCCGGTCGTCGCGGCCCTGGAACTGAAGTACGGCAAGAAGGTCCTGCCCGACGGCCACCTGCGCGAGATGACCCGCATCTCGCACGCGATCGCCGAGGTCGTCAACCTCACGCCCTCCACCCACCAGCCCTATGTGGGTGTCTCCGCCTTCGCCCACAAGGCCGGCCTGCACGCCTCCGCGATCAAGGTCGACCCGGACCTCTACCAGCACATCGACCCCGAGCTCGTCGGCAACACGATGCGGATGCTGGTCTCCGACATGGCGGGCCGGGCCTCGATCGAGCTCAAGGGCAAGGAACTCGGCATCGACCTCGGCGGCGACCGCGAGCTGGTCGGCCGGGTCGTGGAGCGGGTCAAGGAGCGCGAGCTCAAGGGCTACACGTACGAGGCGGCCGACGCCTCCTTCGAACTGCTCCTGCGCGCCGAGGTCCAGGGCAAGCCGCTCAAGTACTTCTCCGTCGAGTCCTGGCGCGCGATCGTCGAGGACCGCCCCGACGGCAGCCACGCCAACGAGGCCACGGTGAAGCTCTTCGCCAAGGGCGAGCGCATCGTCGCCACGGCGGAGGGCAACGGCCCCGTGAACGCCCTGGACCGGTCCCTGCGCGTGGCCCTGGAGAAGATCTACCCGCAGCTCGCCAAGCTCGACCTCGTCGACTACAAGGTCCGCATCCTGGAGGGCGTGCACGGCACCCAGTCCACGACCCGCGTCCTGATCTCCACGTCCGACGGCTCGGGCGAGTGGTCGACGGTCGGCGTCGCGGAGAACGTTATCGCCGCGTCCTGGCAGGCCCTGGAGGACGCGTACACCTACGGCCTGCTGCGGGCGGGCGTCGAGCCGGCCGAGTAA
- a CDS encoding agmatine deiminase family protein, translated as MTYRMPPEWAPHERTWMAWPGPNPTFTDDEELAEARAAWASVARAVRRFEPVTMVHGPGHGESARALLGPDITLVERELDDAWMRDIGPTFVHDESGRLAAVDWVFNGWGGQDWARWEHDSKIARHVADLAGTPVVSSPLVNEGGAIHVDGEGTVLLTDTVQLGAGRNPGWTREQVEAEIHARLGTTKAIWLPRGLAGDYGRYGTQGHVDIVAAFARPGVVVAHHQPDPAHPDHEVTKEVIGLLRGRTDARGRRLEVVEVPAPTVLEADGHWVDYSYINHYLCNGGVVLCGFDDPRDETAAGIFRRLFPERTVTPVDARTVFAGGGGVHCITQQQPRVAVR; from the coding sequence ATGACCTACCGCATGCCGCCCGAGTGGGCCCCGCACGAGCGCACCTGGATGGCCTGGCCCGGCCCCAACCCCACCTTCACCGACGACGAGGAGCTCGCGGAGGCCCGCGCCGCCTGGGCCTCCGTCGCCCGCGCGGTGCGCCGCTTCGAACCGGTGACGATGGTGCACGGCCCCGGACACGGCGAATCGGCGCGCGCGTTGCTCGGCCCCGACATCACCCTCGTGGAACGCGAGCTGGACGACGCGTGGATGCGGGACATCGGCCCGACGTTCGTCCATGACGAGTCGGGGCGACTGGCCGCCGTGGACTGGGTGTTCAACGGCTGGGGCGGCCAGGACTGGGCCCGCTGGGAGCACGACTCCAAGATCGCCCGCCATGTGGCCGACCTGGCCGGGACGCCGGTGGTGAGCAGCCCGCTGGTCAACGAGGGCGGCGCGATCCACGTCGACGGCGAGGGCACCGTCCTGCTCACCGACACCGTCCAGCTCGGCGCCGGGCGCAACCCCGGCTGGACCCGGGAGCAGGTCGAGGCGGAGATCCACGCCCGGCTCGGCACCACCAAGGCGATCTGGCTCCCGCGCGGCCTGGCCGGCGACTACGGCAGGTACGGCACCCAGGGTCATGTCGACATCGTGGCCGCCTTCGCCCGTCCGGGCGTGGTGGTCGCGCATCACCAGCCCGACCCCGCGCACCCCGACCACGAGGTGACCAAGGAGGTCATCGGCCTGCTCCGGGGCCGGACCGATGCGCGCGGACGCCGTCTGGAGGTCGTCGAGGTGCCCGCCCCGACCGTCCTGGAGGCCGACGGCCACTGGGTCGACTACTCCTACATCAACCACTACCTCTGCAACGGCGGTGTCGTGCTCTGCGGATTCGACGACCCGCGGGACGAGACCGCGGCCGGGATCTTCCGGCGGCTGTTCCCGGAGCGGACGGTCACGCCGGTCGACGCGCGGACCGTCTTCGCGGGCGGGGGAGGCGTCCACTGCATCACTCAGCAGCAGCCACGGGTGGCGGTCCGGTAG
- a CDS encoding TetR/AcrR family transcriptional regulator translates to MSTPRRTPAPPRERILAAAMEMIAERGLEKLTMAALGREVGMSSGHLLYYFRSKDELLLRTLEWSEGRLGAERGRLLTRSATARERLDAYVDLYVPGGHRDPHWTLWLEVWNRSQNADADARDRQAAIEGAWHRDLVALLAEGISRGEFRAVDPDRFATRLRALLDGFSIHVAIGLRGTDRGTILGHVGEFLDESLLADA, encoded by the coding sequence ATGAGCACCCCCCGCCGCACCCCTGCCCCGCCCCGCGAGCGGATCCTCGCCGCCGCCATGGAGATGATCGCCGAGCGCGGCCTGGAGAAGCTCACCATGGCGGCCCTCGGCCGGGAGGTCGGCATGAGCAGCGGCCACCTCCTCTACTACTTCCGCTCCAAGGACGAACTGCTGCTGCGGACCCTGGAGTGGAGCGAGGGACGGCTCGGCGCCGAGCGCGGCCGGCTGCTCACCCGCTCGGCGACCGCCCGGGAACGGCTCGACGCGTACGTCGACCTGTACGTCCCGGGCGGCCATCGCGACCCGCACTGGACCCTGTGGCTGGAGGTCTGGAACCGCTCGCAGAACGCCGACGCCGACGCCCGCGACCGGCAGGCCGCCATCGAGGGCGCCTGGCACCGCGACCTGGTCGCGCTGCTCGCGGAGGGCATCTCGCGAGGCGAGTTCCGGGCCGTCGACCCGGACCGTTTCGCGACCCGGCTGCGGGCCCTGCTCGACGGCTTCTCCATCCACGTGGCGATCGGGCTGCGCGGCACGGACCGGGGGACGATTCTCGGCCACGTAGGGGAGTTCCTCGACGAGAGCCTCCTCGCGGACGCGTGA
- a CDS encoding urease subunit alpha, which yields MSRPGGHPAEARRLTPHEYATTHGPRAGDRIRLGDSGLVIRVEEDAQRYGDEFLAGFGKTARDGLHLKAAAVRETCDVVVSNVVVIDAVQGIRKVSIGIREGRICAIGRAGNPDTLDGVDVVVGTGTSIVSGEGLIATAGAVDTHVHLLSPRVMEASLASGVTTIIGQEFGPVWGVGVNSPWALKHAFGAFDAWPVNIGFLGRGSSSDPAPLVEALAEGGASGFKVHEDMGAHARALDTALRVAEEHDVQVALHSDGLNECLSVEDTLRVLEGRTIHAFHIEGCGGGHVPNVLKMAGVPNVIGSSTNPTLPFGRDAVAEHYGMIVSVHDLKPDLPGDAALARDRIRAGTMGAEDVLHDLGAIGITSSDAQGMGRAGETVRRTFAMAGKMKTELGAPDEHDNARVLRYIAKLTVNPAIAHGLAHEVGSIEVGKLADLVLWRPEYFGAKPQLVLKSGFPAYGVVGDPGAATDTCEPLVLGPQFGAHGATPAEISVAFVARAALDQGHDLMPTRRRRVAVRGTRGIGPADLRLNSRTGAVDVDQRTGLVTLDGEPIRSEPAESVSLNRLYFL from the coding sequence ATGAGCCGGCCCGGAGGGCACCCCGCCGAAGCGCGGCGGCTGACGCCCCACGAGTACGCCACCACTCACGGTCCGCGAGCCGGTGACCGGATCCGGCTCGGGGACTCCGGGCTGGTGATCCGGGTCGAGGAGGACGCGCAGCGGTACGGCGACGAGTTCCTCGCGGGGTTCGGGAAGACCGCGCGGGACGGGCTGCATCTCAAGGCCGCCGCCGTGCGCGAGACCTGTGACGTCGTCGTCAGCAATGTCGTCGTGATCGACGCCGTGCAGGGGATCCGCAAGGTCTCCATCGGCATCCGGGAAGGGCGGATCTGCGCCATCGGACGGGCCGGGAACCCCGACACCCTCGACGGGGTGGACGTCGTCGTCGGCACCGGTACGTCCATCGTCTCCGGCGAGGGGCTCATCGCCACCGCCGGAGCCGTCGACACCCACGTCCACCTGCTGTCGCCGCGGGTCATGGAGGCCTCGCTGGCCTCGGGGGTGACCACGATCATCGGCCAGGAGTTCGGGCCGGTGTGGGGAGTCGGCGTCAACTCGCCCTGGGCCCTCAAGCACGCCTTCGGTGCCTTCGACGCCTGGCCGGTCAACATCGGCTTCCTGGGCCGGGGTTCGTCCTCCGACCCGGCCCCCCTCGTCGAGGCCCTCGCGGAGGGCGGCGCCTCGGGCTTCAAGGTGCACGAGGACATGGGCGCCCACGCCCGCGCCCTGGACACCGCCCTGCGGGTCGCCGAGGAGCACGACGTCCAAGTCGCCCTGCACAGCGACGGGTTGAACGAGTGCCTCTCCGTCGAGGACACCCTCAGGGTCCTCGAAGGCCGCACCATTCACGCCTTCCACATCGAGGGCTGCGGCGGCGGACACGTCCCGAACGTGCTGAAGATGGCCGGCGTCCCGAACGTCATCGGCTCCTCCACCAACCCGACCCTGCCCTTCGGCCGGGACGCCGTCGCCGAGCACTACGGCATGATCGTCTCCGTCCACGACCTCAAGCCCGACCTCCCCGGCGACGCCGCCCTGGCCCGCGACCGCATCCGCGCCGGGACCATGGGCGCCGAGGACGTGCTGCACGACCTGGGTGCGATCGGCATCACCTCCTCGGACGCGCAGGGCATGGGACGCGCGGGGGAGACGGTCCGCCGTACCTTCGCCATGGCCGGGAAGATGAAGACCGAGCTCGGCGCGCCCGACGAGCACGACAACGCACGCGTCCTGCGCTACATCGCCAAGCTGACCGTCAACCCGGCCATCGCCCACGGGCTCGCGCACGAGGTGGGGTCCATCGAGGTCGGCAAGCTGGCCGACCTCGTGCTGTGGCGGCCGGAGTACTTCGGGGCCAAGCCCCAGCTGGTCCTGAAGTCGGGCTTCCCGGCCTACGGCGTGGTCGGCGACCCGGGCGCGGCCACCGACACCTGCGAACCCCTCGTGCTGGGACCGCAGTTCGGGGCGCACGGCGCCACCCCCGCCGAGATCTCCGTCGCCTTCGTCGCCCGGGCCGCCCTCGACCAGGGCCACGACCTGATGCCGACCCGCAGGAGAAGGGTCGCCGTCCGGGGCACCCGCGGCATCGGCCCGGCCGACCTGCGCCTCAACTCCCGTACCGGAGCGGTGGACGTGGACCAGCGCACCGGACTGGTGACGCTGGACGGCGAGCCGATCCGCTCCGAACCGGCCGAGTCCGTCTCCCTCAACCGCCTGTACTTCCTCTAG
- the ureA gene encoding urease subunit gamma, whose product MRLTPTERDRLLLFGAAELARARRARGLRLNVPEATALIADTVCEAARDGARLAEAVERARSVLGPDDVLPGVADVVTEVHVEAVFEDGSRLAVVSDPIGGGLGATAPGALLPGPEHEEPEPVVRLTVTNTAGVPVSVTSHFHFFEANPRLDFDRAAAYGMRLAVPAGSSVRFGPGESVRVGLLPIGGDRVAIGFAGLVDGALDAPGAKQEALRRAAACGYLGAQDEEATR is encoded by the coding sequence ATGCGGCTGACCCCCACCGAACGCGACCGGCTGCTGCTCTTCGGTGCCGCCGAGCTGGCCCGGGCCCGCAGGGCGCGCGGGCTGCGGCTGAACGTCCCGGAGGCGACCGCGCTCATCGCGGACACCGTCTGCGAGGCCGCCCGGGACGGGGCGCGGCTGGCCGAGGCCGTGGAGCGCGCGCGGTCGGTGCTCGGGCCGGACGACGTGCTGCCCGGCGTCGCGGACGTCGTCACCGAGGTGCATGTCGAGGCGGTCTTCGAGGACGGCTCGCGGCTCGCGGTCGTGAGCGATCCGATCGGCGGGGGGCTCGGCGCCACGGCCCCGGGCGCGCTGCTGCCGGGTCCCGAGCACGAGGAGCCCGAGCCGGTCGTACGGCTGACCGTCACCAACACGGCCGGCGTGCCCGTCTCCGTCACCTCCCACTTCCACTTCTTCGAGGCCAACCCCCGGCTCGACTTCGACCGGGCCGCGGCCTACGGCATGCGGCTCGCCGTCCCCGCCGGGTCCTCCGTGCGCTTCGGTCCGGGGGAGAGTGTGCGGGTCGGACTGCTGCCGATCGGCGGCGACCGCGTCGCCATCGGCTTCGCCGGGCTCGTGGACGGGGCACTGGACGCGCCGGGCGCGAAACAGGAGGCGCTGCGGAGGGCCGCCGCCTGCGGATACCTGGGGGCCCAGGACGAGGAGGCCACGCGATGA
- a CDS encoding cytosine permease has protein sequence MPMEQRGVDTVPEEERTSGPRDLVSILLGSNLCLGVIVFGWLPPSFGLGWWASVSAIVAGTLLGTALTAPLALISLRTATNLSTSSGAQFGVRGRLVGSVVGLLLALGYTALTVWIGGDVMVGALGRLTGLPASGWSYGVVYGLLATATVAGAVYGYRVLLAMSRVLAVGMTALLVLGVVAYAPHFTTTALPEAGGYLLGGFWPTWLLALVAAGLSGPVAFITLLGDYTRYISPARHTSRRVLHATWLGLIAGLLVPQLFGTFTAYAARAAADYAGPLVSASPAWYLVPLLLAASAGSVGNAGLMLYSMGLDLDAILPRASRATATYTVAVVATACVFVGHYRSSAQDAMTSFVLLLTAIGTPWAVVTLVGFARYRGVYDAEALQVFNRRSRGGIYWYRGGWNLPATVSWALGAGVGLLAVSLPSYEGPLLSLTGGVDCSFLLSGLVGGAVYLLLSRPERTGAAAEPVSAAALTKR, from the coding sequence ATGCCGATGGAACAGCGCGGAGTCGACACCGTCCCCGAGGAGGAACGCACCAGCGGCCCCCGCGACCTCGTCTCGATCCTGCTCGGCTCCAACCTCTGCCTGGGCGTGATCGTCTTCGGCTGGCTGCCGCCGTCCTTCGGCCTGGGCTGGTGGGCGTCGGTGAGCGCGATCGTGGCGGGCACCCTGCTCGGCACCGCCCTCACGGCCCCGCTCGCCCTGATCTCGCTGCGCACGGCGACCAACCTGTCGACGTCCTCCGGCGCCCAGTTCGGCGTGCGCGGCCGACTCGTCGGCTCGGTCGTCGGCCTCCTGCTGGCCCTCGGCTACACCGCGCTGACGGTGTGGATCGGCGGCGACGTGATGGTGGGAGCGCTGGGCCGGCTGACCGGGCTCCCGGCGAGCGGATGGTCGTACGGCGTCGTCTACGGGCTGCTCGCCACGGCGACGGTCGCGGGCGCGGTGTACGGCTACCGCGTGCTCCTCGCGATGTCCCGGGTGCTGGCGGTCGGGATGACGGCCCTGCTGGTCCTGGGGGTCGTCGCCTACGCCCCGCACTTCACCACCACCGCGCTGCCGGAGGCCGGCGGGTACCTGCTGGGCGGCTTCTGGCCGACCTGGCTGCTGGCGCTGGTCGCGGCGGGCCTGTCCGGTCCCGTCGCCTTCATCACGCTGCTCGGCGACTACACCCGCTACATCTCCCCGGCCCGGCACACCTCCCGCCGCGTCCTGCACGCCACCTGGCTGGGCCTGATCGCGGGCCTGCTGGTCCCCCAGCTCTTCGGCACCTTCACGGCGTACGCGGCACGCGCGGCGGCGGACTACGCGGGCCCCCTGGTGTCGGCGTCCCCCGCCTGGTACCTGGTCCCCCTGCTGCTGGCCGCCTCCGCCGGCTCGGTCGGCAACGCGGGGCTGATGCTCTACTCCATGGGCCTCGACCTGGACGCGATCCTGCCGCGCGCGTCCCGGGCGACCGCCACGTACACGGTCGCCGTGGTCGCGACGGCCTGTGTCTTCGTCGGCCACTACCGGTCGTCCGCGCAGGACGCGATGACGTCCTTCGTGCTCCTGCTGACGGCGATCGGCACCCCGTGGGCGGTCGTCACCCTCGTCGGCTTCGCCCGCTACCGTGGCGTCTACGACGCGGAGGCCCTCCAGGTCTTCAACCGGCGCTCCCGGGGCGGGATCTACTGGTACCGCGGCGGCTGGAACCTCCCGGCGACGGTGTCCTGGGCGCTGGGCGCCGGGGTGGGCCTGCTGGCGGTCTCCCTGCCGTCGTACGAGGGGCCGCTGCTGTCGCTGACCGGCGGGGTGGACTGCAGCTTCCTGCTGTCGGGGCTGGTCGGCGGGGCCGTGTACCTGCTGCTGTCGCGCCCGGAACGCACCGGGGCCGCCGCGGAACCGGTGTCCGCGGCGGCCCTGACGAAGCGGTAG
- a CDS encoding YceI family protein, with product MTNTDLTALTGDYTIDTAHSTIGFTVRHAMVTNVKGTFDDFSGSLHLDGGDPSASTASIDVKMDSIDTGSADRDGHLKSADFFKIEEFPTMTFRSTKAEALGDEDYRITGDLTILGTTKPLTIDLEFNGAAKDPFGNERVGFEGKAEIKRSEWGLTWNAALETGGVLISDKIKLSFDISAIKNA from the coding sequence ATGACGAACACCGACCTGACCGCACTGACCGGCGACTACACGATCGACACGGCCCACTCCACGATCGGCTTCACCGTCCGGCACGCCATGGTCACCAACGTCAAGGGCACGTTCGACGACTTCAGCGGCTCGCTGCACCTGGACGGCGGCGACCCGTCCGCGTCGACGGCCTCCATCGACGTCAAGATGGACAGCATCGACACCGGGTCGGCGGACCGGGACGGGCACCTCAAGAGCGCGGACTTCTTCAAGATCGAGGAGTTCCCGACGATGACCTTCCGTTCCACCAAGGCGGAGGCGCTCGGCGACGAGGACTACCGCATCACCGGCGACCTGACGATCCTCGGCACCACCAAGCCGCTCACCATCGACCTCGAGTTCAACGGCGCCGCCAAGGACCCCTTCGGCAACGAGCGCGTGGGCTTCGAGGGCAAGGCCGAGATCAAGCGCTCCGAGTGGGGCCTGACCTGGAACGCGGCCCTGGAGACGGGCGGCGTCCTGATCTCCGACAAGATCAAGCTGAGCTTCGACATCTCGGCGATCAAGAACGCCTGA
- a CDS encoding serine protease, giving the protein MKKLLTALKRCLAVGAAALAIASLQPVSAAQAAPSPVVGGTRAAQGEFPFMVRLSMGCGGALYTQQIVLTAAHCVNGTGPNTSITATAGVVDLQSTSGRVQVRSTYVYRAPGYNGDGKDWALIKLAQPINLPTLKIATTTQYNTGTFTVAGWGAATQGGAQQRYLLKATVPFVSDATCRSYSGYSGLIASEEICAGYAAGGVDTCQGDSGGPMFRRDANNAWIQVGIVSWGIGCAQPNAPGVYTEVSTFASAIASAAASL; this is encoded by the coding sequence TTGAAGAAACTCCTGACAGCCCTCAAGAGATGTCTGGCGGTCGGAGCCGCCGCGCTCGCGATCGCCAGTCTCCAGCCCGTCTCGGCCGCACAGGCCGCCCCCTCGCCCGTGGTCGGCGGCACCCGTGCCGCGCAGGGCGAGTTCCCGTTCATGGTCCGGCTCTCCATGGGCTGCGGCGGGGCCCTGTACACCCAGCAGATCGTGCTGACCGCCGCGCACTGCGTGAACGGCACGGGCCCCAACACCAGCATCACCGCCACCGCCGGCGTCGTGGACCTCCAGTCCACCAGCGGCCGGGTCCAGGTCAGGTCGACGTACGTCTACCGGGCTCCGGGCTACAACGGCGACGGCAAGGACTGGGCGCTCATCAAGCTCGCCCAGCCCATCAACCTGCCGACGCTGAAGATCGCCACGACCACGCAGTACAACACCGGGACCTTCACCGTCGCCGGGTGGGGTGCGGCCACCCAGGGCGGTGCCCAGCAGCGGTATCTGCTCAAGGCGACCGTGCCGTTCGTCAGTGACGCGACCTGCCGGTCGTACAGCGGGTACAGCGGGCTCATCGCGAGCGAGGAGATCTGTGCGGGGTACGCGGCCGGTGGGGTCGACACCTGCCAGGGGGACTCCGGTGGGCCGATGTTCCGGCGGGACGCGAACAACGCGTGGATCCAGGTCGGGATCGTGAGCTGGGGCATCGGCTGCGCCCAGCCGAACGCGCCCGGGGTCTACACCGAGGTGTCGACGTTCGCCTCGGCGATCGCCTCCGCGGCGGCGTCGCTGTGA
- a CDS encoding 3-isopropylmalate dehydrogenase, which yields MSRSINLAVIPGDGIGQEVVAEGLKVLSAVLPQDVKLETKDFDFGAKRYHATGETLTDADLDALKQHDAILLGAIGDPSVPSGVLERGFLLKLRFAFDHHVNLRPSKLLPGVDTPLKGEPAIDFVVVREGTEGPYTGNGGTIRKGTEHEVATEVSVNTAFGVERVVRDAFARAQARPRKKLTLVHKNNVLTFAGHLWTNIFNKVAKEFPEVTTDYIHVDAATIYLVTDPARFDVIVTDNLFGDIITDLAAAVSGGIGVAASGNINPSGEFPSMFEPVHGSAPDIAGQGKADPTATVLSVALLLRHLGYEAEAARIEEAVSADLAERTGKPARSTAEIGDALAVRVAG from the coding sequence ATGTCTCGCAGCATCAATCTCGCAGTGATTCCCGGTGACGGCATCGGCCAGGAGGTCGTGGCCGAAGGTCTGAAGGTCCTCTCCGCCGTCCTTCCGCAGGATGTGAAGCTGGAGACCAAGGACTTCGACTTCGGCGCCAAGCGCTACCACGCCACCGGTGAGACCCTCACCGACGCCGACCTCGACGCGCTGAAGCAGCACGACGCGATCCTGCTCGGCGCCATCGGCGACCCGTCGGTCCCCTCCGGCGTGCTGGAGCGCGGCTTCCTGCTCAAGCTCCGCTTCGCCTTCGACCACCACGTGAACCTGCGTCCGTCGAAGCTGCTCCCGGGTGTCGACACGCCCCTCAAGGGCGAGCCCGCGATCGACTTCGTCGTCGTCCGCGAGGGCACCGAGGGCCCGTACACCGGCAACGGCGGGACCATCCGCAAGGGCACCGAGCACGAGGTCGCCACCGAGGTCTCCGTGAACACGGCCTTCGGTGTCGAGCGCGTGGTCCGGGACGCCTTCGCCCGGGCCCAGGCCCGCCCGCGCAAAAAGCTCACGCTGGTCCACAAGAACAACGTGCTGACCTTCGCCGGGCACCTGTGGACGAACATCTTCAACAAGGTGGCCAAGGAGTTCCCCGAGGTCACCACCGACTACATCCACGTGGACGCGGCCACCATCTACCTGGTCACCGACCCGGCCCGGTTCGACGTGATCGTCACCGACAACCTCTTCGGCGACATCATCACCGACCTCGCCGCGGCCGTCTCCGGCGGCATCGGCGTCGCCGCCTCCGGGAACATCAACCCGAGCGGCGAGTTCCCGTCCATGTTCGAGCCCGTCCACGGCTCGGCCCCGGACATCGCGGGCCAGGGCAAGGCCGACCCCACCGCCACCGTCCTGTCCGTCGCCCTGCTCCTGCGCCACCTCGGCTACGAGGCCGAGGCCGCCCGCATCGAGGAGGCGGTCTCCGCCGACCTCGCCGAGCGCACCGGCAAGCCCGCCCGCAGCACCGCCGAGATCGGCGACGCGCTGGCCGTACGAGTAGCCGGCTGA
- a CDS encoding branched-chain amino acid aminotransferase: MTTPTIELKPSASPLSSAEREAILANPGFGRHFTDHMVVIKWTEGRGWHDGQLVPYAPISLDPATMVLHYAQEIFEGLKAYRQPDGTVATFRPEKNAERFQRSAHRLGMPELPVETFIEACDALVRQDEAWVPAHGGEESLYLRPFMIATEVGLGVKPANEYLFLVIASPAGAYFPGGVKPVSIWLSEDRVRAVPGGMGDAKTGGNYAASLLAQAEAAAKGCDQVCYLDAVEHKWVEELGGMNLYFVYGDKIVTPTLTGSILEGVTRDSLLAVARDLGYTSEESRVSVDQWQRDSENGTLTEVFACGTAAVITPVGTVKRAGAEWHQSGGEPGEVTLKLRQALLDIQRGTAEDKHGWMHKLG; the protein is encoded by the coding sequence ATGACGACGCCCACGATCGAGCTCAAGCCCTCGGCCTCGCCACTTTCCTCGGCGGAACGCGAGGCGATCCTGGCGAACCCCGGGTTCGGCCGCCACTTCACCGACCACATGGTGGTCATCAAGTGGACCGAGGGGCGCGGCTGGCACGACGGCCAGCTCGTCCCGTACGCGCCGATCTCCCTCGACCCGGCGACCATGGTCCTGCACTACGCGCAGGAGATCTTCGAGGGCCTCAAGGCGTACCGCCAGCCCGACGGGACCGTCGCCACCTTCCGGCCCGAGAAGAACGCCGAGCGCTTCCAGCGCTCCGCGCACCGGCTCGGCATGCCGGAGCTGCCCGTCGAGACCTTCATCGAGGCCTGTGACGCGCTCGTCCGGCAGGACGAGGCGTGGGTCCCGGCGCACGGCGGCGAGGAGTCCCTCTACCTGCGCCCCTTCATGATCGCCACCGAGGTCGGCCTGGGCGTCAAGCCGGCCAACGAGTACCTCTTCCTGGTCATCGCCTCCCCGGCCGGCGCCTACTTCCCCGGCGGGGTCAAGCCGGTCTCCATCTGGCTCTCCGAGGACCGCGTCCGCGCCGTCCCCGGCGGCATGGGCGACGCCAAGACCGGTGGCAACTACGCCGCGTCCCTCCTCGCCCAGGCCGAGGCCGCTGCGAAGGGCTGCGACCAGGTCTGCTACCTCGACGCGGTCGAGCACAAGTGGGTCGAGGAACTCGGCGGCATGAACCTGTACTTCGTGTACGGCGACAAGATCGTCACCCCCACCCTCACCGGCTCCATCCTGGAGGGCGTCACCCGCGACTCCCTGCTGGCCGTCGCCCGCGACCTCGGCTACACCTCCGAGGAGAGCCGCGTCTCCGTCGACCAGTGGCAGCGCGACTCCGAGAACGGCACCCTGACCGAGGTCTTCGCCTGCGGTACGGCGGCCGTGATCACCCCTGTCGGCACGGTCAAGCGCGCGGGCGCCGAGTGGCACCAGTCCGGCGGCGAGCCCGGCGAGGTCACCCTGAAGCTCCGCCAGGCCCTCCTGGACATCCAGCGCGGCACGGCGGAGGACAAGCACGGCTGGATGCACAAGCTGGGCTAG